One genomic region from Streptomyces venezuelae encodes:
- a CDS encoding cytochrome P450, with protein MTAVMTNELPAFPFDWDGTRLPAEIEALRAEPVRKVRTIAGAEAWLVSSYELCRQVLEDPRFSLKDTSAPGAPRQYALTIPPHVVNNMGNITGAGLRKAVMKAINPKAPGLEEWLRARAGALVDAMVAEGAPGDLRSAYADPYSAGLHCRMLGIPEEDGPRLLRSLDVAFMNAPHEIEAARLHWDRDIAYMTERLDDPATGGLMAELAALREDPEYAHLTDEMLATVGVTLFGAGVISTAGFLAMALVSVLTRPDVREALTAGGPGVVAGAMDELLRVNLSIGDGLPRLALEDVRLGEVDVRAGELVLVLVEAANHDPERFPDPLAFRPDRENAADHLSFGGGRHYCPATALGKRHAEIALETLLDRLPELRLAVPVEQLVWRTNFMKRLPERLPAAW; from the coding sequence ATGACCGCGGTCATGACGAACGAACTGCCCGCGTTCCCCTTCGACTGGGACGGGACCCGGCTGCCCGCCGAGATCGAGGCGCTGCGCGCCGAACCGGTCCGCAAGGTCCGCACGATCGCCGGGGCCGAGGCCTGGCTGGTCTCCTCGTACGAGCTGTGCCGGCAGGTCCTGGAGGACCCGAGGTTCAGCCTGAAGGACACCTCGGCGCCGGGAGCGCCGCGGCAGTACGCGCTGACGATCCCGCCGCACGTGGTGAACAACATGGGCAACATCACCGGCGCCGGCCTGCGCAAGGCCGTCATGAAGGCGATCAACCCGAAGGCCCCCGGCCTGGAGGAGTGGCTGCGGGCGCGGGCCGGGGCCCTGGTGGACGCGATGGTCGCCGAGGGGGCGCCCGGGGATCTGCGGAGCGCCTACGCCGATCCGTACTCGGCGGGGCTGCACTGCCGGATGCTCGGCATCCCGGAGGAGGACGGGCCGCGGCTGCTGCGCAGTCTGGACGTGGCCTTCATGAACGCACCGCACGAGATCGAGGCGGCCCGGCTCCACTGGGACCGGGACATCGCCTACATGACGGAGCGCCTCGACGATCCGGCGACGGGCGGGCTGATGGCGGAGCTCGCGGCGCTGCGCGAGGATCCCGAGTACGCGCATCTGACGGACGAGATGCTGGCGACGGTGGGCGTCACGCTGTTCGGAGCGGGGGTGATCTCCACCGCCGGGTTCCTGGCGATGGCGCTGGTGTCGGTCCTGACCCGGCCGGACGTGCGGGAGGCGCTGACCGCCGGCGGCCCGGGCGTGGTCGCCGGGGCGATGGACGAACTGCTGCGGGTGAATCTGTCGATCGGCGACGGGCTGCCGCGGCTGGCCCTGGAGGACGTGCGGCTCGGCGAGGTCGACGTGCGGGCCGGTGAACTGGTCCTGGTGCTGGTGGAGGCCGCGAACCACGATCCGGAGCGCTTCCCGGACCCGCTGGCCTTCCGGCCGGACCGGGAGAACGCCGCCGACCACCTCTCCTTCGGCGGCGGGCGGCACTACTGCCCGGCGACGGCCCTCGGCAAGCGGCACGCCGAGATCGCCCTGGAGACGCTCCTCGACCGGCTGCCGGAGCTGCGGCTCGCGGTGCCGGTCGAACAGCTGGTGTGGCGCACCAACTTCATGAAGCGGCTCCCCGAGCGGCTGCCGGCGGCCTGGTAG
- a CDS encoding tRNA-dependent cyclodipeptide synthase codes for MTQAAFAPAETLRLQPYTDHCRVIADEGAHVVIGVSPGNSYFTAQRLRELTRWGLDHFDQVDLVYTDLHVADMYEALGYGADEARRKAVKNLRGVRAKVGAAVAEADPTGVRVRARGMSEFQALPAYQELHRQVVAAVDEDPLVRETCDALTGIFLAGKLAPGQEASRLQKEVCRAYISAEVPLFLDTPAILGVPSSLNCYHQALPLADLLYGRGTGLRASRNQGHGILTPAEGDSR; via the coding sequence GTGACTCAGGCGGCATTCGCCCCTGCAGAGACGCTCCGACTCCAGCCGTACACCGATCACTGCCGCGTCATCGCCGACGAGGGCGCGCACGTGGTCATCGGCGTCTCTCCGGGAAACAGTTATTTCACCGCCCAGCGGCTGCGCGAGCTGACGCGCTGGGGCCTGGACCACTTCGATCAGGTCGATCTCGTCTACACCGATCTGCATGTCGCCGACATGTACGAGGCTCTGGGGTACGGGGCCGACGAGGCACGGCGGAAGGCCGTCAAGAACCTGCGGGGGGTACGGGCGAAGGTCGGGGCGGCCGTGGCCGAGGCCGACCCCACGGGGGTACGGGTACGGGCCCGCGGGATGTCGGAGTTCCAGGCCCTGCCCGCGTACCAGGAGCTGCACCGCCAGGTCGTGGCGGCCGTCGACGAGGATCCGTTGGTACGGGAGACCTGCGACGCGCTCACCGGGATCTTCCTGGCCGGGAAGCTGGCGCCGGGGCAGGAGGCGAGCAGGCTCCAGAAGGAGGTGTGCCGGGCGTACATCAGCGCCGAAGTGCCGCTGTTCCTGGACACCCCCGCGATCCTCGGGGTGCCCTCCTCGCTCAACTGCTACCACCAGGCCCTGCCCCTCGCCGATCTGCTCTACGGCCGGGGCACCGGCCTGCGCGCCTCCCGCAACCAGGGGCACGGCATCCTCACGCCTGCCGAAGGAGATTCACGATGA
- a CDS encoding PLP-dependent aminotransferase family protein: MSGTVDAGPGGLGVDLHLELGAGGSRRAVLTEALREAVRGGRLAPGTLLPPYRSLAADLGIARNTVADAYAELVAEGWLTSRQGSGTRVAERVLAPAPGPARPAAPAALPYDLVQGKPDPGAFPRAAWLTAARRALTAAPHEAFGVGDPRGRIELRRALAAYLARVRGVRTTPDRIVVCSGTAHALRLLARVPLATHAREKPARQTAARKAPPRPWAVEAYGLPYHQGLLGEAGIHTLPLAVDEDGARIAEIPPEAGTVLLTPAHQFPTGGPLHPERRAGVLEWARRSGGLVVEDDYDGEFRYDRRPVGAVQSLDPDRTVLLGSVSKSLSPALRIGWMCLPEALVDGVVEAKGLREPHTSATEQLTLAEFVESGAYDRHVRRMRQQHRVRRDRLASVLAERVPRVRVTGLAAGLHALVELPPGTERAAVTAAARHGVAVEGLADYRHPEALGPALPDGLVVGYATPPDRLYPAALDALCQALSAAL; the protein is encoded by the coding sequence GTGAGCGGGACGGTGGACGCGGGGCCGGGCGGGCTCGGGGTCGATCTGCATCTGGAGCTCGGTGCGGGCGGCAGCCGGCGGGCCGTGCTCACCGAGGCCCTGCGCGAGGCCGTGCGCGGCGGACGCCTCGCACCCGGGACCCTGCTGCCGCCCTACCGGTCGCTCGCCGCCGACCTCGGGATCGCCCGGAACACCGTCGCCGACGCCTACGCCGAGCTGGTCGCCGAGGGCTGGCTGACCTCCCGCCAGGGCTCCGGGACCCGGGTGGCCGAGCGTGTCCTCGCCCCCGCCCCCGGACCGGCGCGGCCCGCGGCGCCGGCGGCGCTCCCGTACGACCTCGTCCAGGGCAAGCCCGACCCCGGCGCCTTCCCGCGCGCGGCCTGGCTGACGGCCGCCCGGCGGGCGCTGACCGCCGCGCCCCACGAGGCCTTCGGCGTCGGGGACCCGCGCGGCCGCATCGAGCTGCGCCGGGCCCTCGCCGCCTACCTCGCGCGGGTCCGGGGCGTACGGACCACACCGGACCGGATCGTGGTCTGCTCGGGCACCGCGCACGCCCTGCGGCTCCTCGCACGGGTGCCCCTGGCGACACACGCCCGCGAGAAGCCCGCCCGCCAGACGGCCGCCCGCAAGGCACCGCCCCGGCCCTGGGCCGTCGAGGCCTACGGACTCCCCTACCACCAGGGGCTGCTGGGCGAGGCGGGCATCCACACGCTGCCGCTGGCCGTCGACGAGGACGGGGCCCGCATCGCGGAGATCCCCCCGGAGGCGGGCACCGTCCTGCTCACCCCCGCCCATCAGTTCCCCACCGGCGGGCCGCTCCACCCCGAGCGCCGCGCCGGCGTCCTGGAGTGGGCGCGGCGCTCCGGCGGGCTCGTCGTGGAGGACGACTACGACGGCGAGTTCCGCTACGACCGGCGGCCGGTGGGCGCCGTCCAGAGCCTCGACCCCGACCGGACCGTCCTCCTCGGTTCCGTCAGCAAGAGCCTCTCCCCCGCGCTGCGGATCGGCTGGATGTGCCTGCCGGAAGCCCTCGTCGACGGGGTCGTCGAGGCGAAGGGCCTGCGCGAACCGCACACGTCGGCGACGGAGCAGCTCACGCTCGCGGAGTTCGTCGAATCCGGCGCGTACGACCGGCACGTCCGGCGGATGCGCCAGCAGCACCGCGTGCGGCGCGACCGGCTGGCCTCGGTGCTCGCGGAGCGCGTGCCGCGGGTGCGGGTGACCGGACTCGCCGCCGGGCTGCACGCCCTCGTGGAACTGCCCCCGGGCACGGAGCGGGCGGCCGTCACCGCCGCGGCCCGGCACGGGGTCGCCGTGGAGGGCCTCGCCGACTACCGGCACCCGGAGGCCCTGGGCCCGGCCCTCCCCGACGGGCTCGTCGTCGGCTACGCCACCCCGCCGGACCGGCTCTACCCGGCCGCCCTGGACGCGCTGTGTCAGGCCTTGTCCGCCGCGCTCTGA
- a CDS encoding arsenate reductase family protein, whose amino-acid sequence MEIWINPACSKCRSALTLLDAEGADYTVRRYLEDVPSPEEIRQVLDRLGLEPWDITRTQEAVAKELGVKEWPRDEANRDRWIEALAGHPKLIQRPIITAEDGTAVVARSEEAVRDALSRPAE is encoded by the coding sequence ATGGAGATCTGGATCAATCCCGCCTGTTCCAAGTGCCGCAGCGCCCTCACCCTGCTCGACGCGGAGGGCGCCGACTACACCGTCCGGCGCTACCTGGAGGACGTGCCCTCGCCCGAGGAGATCCGGCAGGTGCTCGACCGGCTCGGGCTCGAACCGTGGGACATCACGCGGACGCAGGAGGCCGTCGCCAAGGAGCTCGGGGTGAAGGAGTGGCCCCGGGACGAGGCGAACCGGGACCGGTGGATCGAGGCGCTCGCCGGGCACCCCAAGCTGATCCAGCGGCCGATCATCACGGCGGAGGACGGCACGGCCGTCGTGGCCCGGTCGGAGGAGGCCGTGCGGGACGCCCTGTCCCGCCCCGCCGAGTGA